In Candidatus Aegiribacteria sp., a genomic segment contains:
- a CDS encoding methionine ABC transporter ATP-binding protein, whose product PTSALDPESTAVVVKMLREVKGKTTMIGIFHDLSVVREVADRVIVMKNNRMVGIKTPEDIPGSGTVD is encoded by the coding sequence AGCCCACATCTGCGCTTGACCCGGAATCAACCGCGGTTGTGGTCAAGATGCTCAGGGAGGTAAAGGGCAAGACCACTATGATAGGCATATTCCATGACCTGTCTGTTGTACGGGAGGTGGCTGACCGGGTTATTGTTATGAAGAACAACCGGATGGTTGGAATCAAAACACCTGAAGATATCCCTGGTAGTGGTACAGTTGATTGA